The Poseidonibacter antarcticus genome includes a region encoding these proteins:
- a CDS encoding ATP-binding protein — protein sequence MSCSTFGLKEIRFINSGHFPNEKVIIDDFTLLLGSSGVGKTTVMSAICYFYTMDKDKTRPLSKELSFYDWHLEGSYSHLIYVYENVIGRNLIILSKDEGKVKHVFVNIQNFEEDISTLYLDEDNRSLNLKEILANCSKNFLTFYKSETVATFRKMMCKKSYRLLPNKDKPDLDFSFYDSEESASIFGKYLFNIYSNSSVRDRGIKDMLISLIGEKEYSLDISEFKFKLSDALLNVSHFELIKDRRDRILNLDETIITYKALCDEINNTKTQLETIAYNTNKIKKVIDDKQVDFIAQQKIQNEQKNILQSEWKNKSTNYNTQIAELNNIIKVNEKTYNDFTQKYRIEHLISEQDKENTYEINLNELNIKVDSISSSIKELETKEEYEKQKARVSINDKKEDEKRELENKKDLINSKLLQLSKDKDIEIKTALLSLDDTLESKTAEYNDLDKKVSKEEITLALLPQQALQSTSTNRIKEELQRLKNLQNTISQELKSLTNEKNELEKQRDINFDDYNKKIQNEVDEYTKKKDVIKSKIDSINQKLDIGKNNLFGFLNKNNVPNKTKILAIASDEILFEEKHLDFSLENSFENKDDSFYGLRINGDIDSLASKYDISTLENSKANLQKDLDEIIIKHNIKFKNLEDNLKSSSNKYQRLIKEKSRELYILSPKIKDNEIKIINETKRLEDETKLLKEELEKNIQEKKSNLEKYKIQLIQVKDYISIIRKNKADFIAKIDKEYNDKESNLNAQLNTCKQEIIGINKKYKKLIEDSDSRIHNTYNTIKQSENIDITELESLQKAINQLNKTLKSIKDNKSLVLRYKDEVLPNYNAINSLKEQALTIKKQRNSDKDYFDESIHLIEDKLIEIEKNIIIFKNHSDSFETFKEQILQVEINANNNYEEYDEKEIVSLLDSKKYIRVFERYETLKVQQNEKEKIIILETGKIIDGIPSENMMKLKTKSDLNIFEENIEQYILIAKSYIDFIKTKFDIEGTSLQLHRLIEAINDAVSKISHIKGTFQSIVKDVNKINRTISDGIDKISVIDYIRLSFKDTGKDEIVSKIESIGDMLSANMLIGYENSDRSEQVKDELINIAQDLQIILDKTFKKNITVSDISTLTFDVSENAQVTKGIATLDSVGSNGTSIMIKAIIYITLLRMVTNKFANNEHTRYHCIIDEIGQISADYFTELMKYAKHLEFVFINGTAANDDDIIEAYPRIYMGTRESSNDVELTLIDTKDAMDDW from the coding sequence ATGAGCTGTAGTACATTTGGATTAAAAGAAATAAGATTTATAAATAGTGGACATTTTCCTAATGAAAAAGTTATTATAGATGATTTTACTCTTTTACTTGGTAGTTCTGGAGTTGGAAAAACAACTGTAATGAGTGCAATATGTTATTTTTATACTATGGATAAAGATAAAACTAGACCTCTTAGTAAAGAGCTTAGTTTTTATGATTGGCATTTAGAAGGTAGCTATTCACATCTTATTTATGTATATGAAAATGTTATTGGTAGAAATCTTATTATCTTAAGTAAAGATGAGGGAAAAGTAAAGCATGTTTTTGTAAATATTCAAAATTTTGAAGAAGATATAAGCACTTTATATCTTGATGAAGATAATAGAAGTTTAAATCTAAAAGAAATTCTTGCAAATTGTTCAAAAAACTTTTTGACATTTTACAAGAGTGAAACTGTAGCAACATTTAGAAAAATGATGTGTAAAAAAAGTTATAGATTATTACCAAACAAAGATAAACCTGATTTAGATTTTTCTTTTTATGATAGTGAAGAATCTGCAAGTATATTTGGTAAATATTTATTTAATATTTATTCAAACTCATCAGTTAGAGATAGAGGTATAAAAGATATGCTTATTTCACTAATTGGTGAGAAAGAGTATTCTTTAGATATTTCAGAGTTTAAATTTAAACTTTCAGATGCGCTTCTAAACGTATCTCATTTTGAGTTAATAAAAGACAGAAGAGATAGAATTTTAAACCTTGATGAAACAATTATTACATATAAAGCTTTATGCGATGAGATAAATAATACTAAAACTCAATTAGAAACAATCGCATATAATACGAATAAAATCAAAAAAGTAATAGATGATAAACAAGTTGATTTTATAGCTCAACAAAAAATACAAAATGAACAAAAAAATATTTTACAAAGTGAATGGAAGAATAAATCAACTAATTACAATACACAAATAGCTGAGTTAAACAATATTATCAAAGTAAATGAAAAAACATATAATGATTTTACTCAAAAATACAGAATTGAGCATCTAATAAGTGAGCAAGATAAAGAGAATACTTACGAAATAAATTTAAATGAATTAAATATAAAAGTAGACTCTATATCAAGTAGTATAAAAGAGTTAGAAACAAAAGAAGAGTATGAAAAGCAAAAAGCAAGAGTTAGTATAAATGATAAAAAAGAAGATGAAAAAAGAGAATTAGAAAACAAAAAAGACCTTATAAATTCTAAGCTTTTACAATTATCAAAAGATAAAGATATTGAGATTAAAACTGCTTTATTATCATTGGATGATACTCTTGAAAGTAAAACAGCAGAATATAATGATTTAGATAAAAAAGTATCTAAAGAAGAAATAACGCTTGCTTTATTACCACAACAAGCTTTACAAAGTACTTCAACAAATAGAATTAAAGAAGAATTACAAAGATTAAAAAACTTACAAAATACTATAAGTCAAGAGCTCAAAAGCTTAACAAATGAAAAAAATGAACTTGAAAAACAAAGAGATATTAATTTTGATGATTATAATAAAAAAATACAAAATGAAGTAGATGAATATACAAAGAAAAAAGATGTAATTAAATCAAAAATTGATAGCATAAATCAAAAACTAGATATTGGGAAGAATAATTTATTTGGTTTCTTAAATAAAAATAATGTTCCAAATAAAACAAAAATACTTGCTATTGCAAGTGATGAGATATTATTTGAAGAAAAACATCTTGATTTTTCACTTGAAAATAGTTTTGAAAACAAAGATGATTCTTTTTATGGTTTAAGAATTAATGGTGATATTGATTCTTTGGCTAGTAAATATGATATTAGTACACTTGAAAATTCTAAAGCAAATTTACAAAAAGATCTCGATGAAATAATAATAAAACACAATATCAAATTCAAAAATCTTGAGGACAATTTAAAATCATCATCAAATAAATATCAAAGATTAATAAAAGAAAAATCAAGAGAATTATATATCTTATCTCCAAAAATCAAAGATAATGAGATAAAAATAATCAATGAAACAAAAAGATTAGAAGATGAAACTAAACTTTTAAAAGAAGAATTAGAAAAAAATATACAAGAAAAAAAGAGTAATCTTGAAAAATATAAAATACAATTAATACAAGTTAAAGATTATATTTCTATCATAAGAAAAAACAAAGCTGATTTTATTGCTAAAATTGACAAAGAATATAATGATAAAGAAAGTAATTTAAATGCACAATTAAATACTTGTAAACAAGAAATTATTGGAATAAATAAAAAATATAAAAAACTTATAGAAGACTCAGATTCAAGAATCCACAATACATACAATACAATTAAGCAAAGTGAAAATATTGATATAACAGAACTTGAATCATTACAAAAAGCTATTAATCAATTGAATAAAACATTAAAAAGTATTAAAGATAATAAATCATTAGTTTTAAGATATAAAGATGAAGTATTACCGAACTATAATGCTATTAATTCACTAAAAGAACAAGCTCTAACAATTAAAAAACAAAGAAATAGTGATAAAGATTATTTTGATGAATCAATTCATTTAATTGAAGATAAATTAATTGAAATAGAAAAAAATATAATTATTTTTAAAAATCATTCAGATTCTTTTGAGACTTTTAAAGAACAAATATTGCAAGTTGAAATAAATGCAAATAATAATTATGAAGAATATGATGAAAAAGAAATAGTATCTTTACTTGATAGTAAAAAATATATAAGAGTATTTGAAAGATACGAAACACTAAAAGTTCAACAAAATGAAAAAGAAAAGATTATAATCCTTGAAACAGGAAAAATAATTGATGGTATTCCTTCTGAAAATATGATGAAATTAAAAACAAAATCAGATTTAAATATTTTTGAAGAGAATATAGAACAGTATATTTTAATAGCAAAATCATATATAGATTTTATAAAAACAAAATTTGATATTGAAGGAACAAGTTTACAACTTCATAGACTAATAGAAGCTATAAATGATGCAGTAAGTAAAATATCACATATCAAAGGGACTTTCCAAAGTATTGTAAAAGATGTAAATAAAATAAATAGAACAATTAGTGATGGTATTGATAAAATTTCTGTAATAGATTATATAAGACTTAGTTTTAAAGATACAGGAAAAGATGAAATAGTAAGTAAAATCGAAAGTATTGGAGATATGTTAAGTGCTAATATGCTAATTGGTTATGAAAATTCTGATAGATCAGAACAAGTAAAAGATGAACTTATTAATATAGCACAAGATTTACAAATCATATTAGATAAAACTTTTAAGAAAAATATAACAGTTTCGGATATAAGTACTTTAACATTTGATGTAAGTGAAAATGCACAAGTTACAAAAGGAATAGCAACACTCGATAGTGTAGGAAGTAATGGAACATCTATTATGATAAAAGCTATTATATATATTACATTACTTAGAATGGTAACAAATAAATTTGCAAATAATGAACACACAAGATATCATTGTATTATAGATGAAATAGGACAAATATCAGCAGATTACTTTACAGAATTAATGAAGTATGCAAAACACCTAGAATTCGTCTTTATAAATGGAACAGCTGCAAATGATGATGATATAATTGAAGCATATCCTAGAATATATATGGGAACAAGAGAAAGCTCAAATGATGTAGAACTTACATTAATTGATACAAAAGATGCGATGGATGATTGGTAA
- a CDS encoding condensin complex protein MksE translates to MDLAQLEDYKDIFQVIEECRVNGKFINENSSDFKIKEAYNFILQYTQDVRTYYSIIGYTLVSDKGFFFFIIEGYETIPKSYVNAYIDYIEIYRFLKLLNTNISSADGGPYSASNMESRLNEDIELKTMTDKMSFLKKRSTNREAIDSIITRLKNDGFAQSVGNRSGEFLILRSFKFIEDIIEEIEYEL, encoded by the coding sequence GTGGATTTAGCACAATTAGAAGATTATAAAGATATTTTTCAAGTAATTGAAGAGTGTAGAGTAAATGGTAAATTTATTAATGAAAATAGCAGTGATTTTAAAATCAAAGAAGCATATAATTTCATACTACAATATACACAAGATGTAAGAACTTACTATTCTATTATAGGGTATACACTTGTAAGTGATAAAGGTTTTTTCTTTTTTATAATTGAAGGCTATGAAACTATTCCTAAATCTTATGTTAATGCTTATATTGATTACATAGAAATATATAGATTTTTAAAACTTTTAAATACAAATATAAGCTCAGCAGATGGTGGTCCATATAGTGCTAGTAATATGGAAAGTAGATTAAACGAAGATATAGAATTAAAAACAATGACTGATAAAATGAGCTTTTTAAAAAAACGTTCAACAAACCGTGAAGCAATTGATTCGATTATTACTAGATTGAAAAATGACGGTTTTGCCCAAAGTGTAGGTAATAGATCAGGGGAATTCTTGATTCTTCGGTCATTTAAATTTATTGAAGATATCATTGAGGAAATTGAATATGAGCTGTAG